In one window of Lynx canadensis isolate LIC74 chromosome A3, mLynCan4.pri.v2, whole genome shotgun sequence DNA:
- the ARID5A gene encoding AT-rich interactive domain-containing protein 5A isoform X1, producing the protein MKSSSSLLSLLLPGWKKPRLNDIPLTSSGFLLASWIHLPVTVGHLRLCGDSRTVTQRFLGSSSHSGAAPPVKGKRKQSEEGDPLDPSVSPQRDGEQSRSQSPIHLEDSPEAGGEREEDQEREEEQAFLVSLYKFMKERHTPIERVPHLGFKQINLWKIYKAVEKLGAYEMVTGRRLWKNVYDELGGSPGSTSAATCTRRHYERLVLPYVRHLKGEDDKPLPPSKPRKQYKMAKEPRGDDGAPEKPKKAKEEKRLDQMMPGKTKTDAATDLAQLPSQEPPRDGTEQPGPALGTSLPFVGASSCPEAYKRLLSSFYCKGTHGIMSPLAKKKLLAQVSKAEALQCQEEGCRHGAGSPNGDPQASPAVHLSESPQSPGKPAENSRHRLTPQEGLQAPGGSLREEALAGPRLPAPIFTGCFHAYPTEVLKPVSQHPRDFFPSLKDGALLGPPGKEEGLLVKEPQLVWGGDANRPSAFHKGSSRKGSPYPKPKACWVSPMAKVSAESPAPPPTFPSIPGLSNKRSLEEEGFAHGGKKLRAVSPFLKEVDAKECGAKSVGSGLAVSCLLGPALGPTLPEAYRGTMLRCPLNFAGTPDHLKGQATLPFSPLVIPTFPAHFLATTAPSPVATGLMHLPPASFDGALRHRLCPASSAWHVPPATTYAAPHFFHLNTKL; encoded by the exons atgaaatcatcatcatcattattgtcattattgcTTCCTGGATGGAAAAAGCCACGTCTGAACGACATTCCTTTGACCAGCAGTGGTTTTCTTCTTGCAAGTTGGATCCACCTTCCCGTTACAGTGGGGCATCTGAGGCTTTGTGGCGATAGCAGGACAGTAACTCAGAGGTTCCTGGGCAGCAGCAGTCACTCAGGAGCAG CACCTCCTGtcaaagggaaaaggaaacagtCAGAGGAGGGTGATCCCCTAGACCCATCTGTGTCCCCTCAACGCGATGGTGAACAGAGCAGGAGCCAGAGCCCCATCCATCTGGAG GACTCCCCCGAGGCAGGCGGGGAGCGGGAGGAGGACCAGGAGCGGGAGGAGGAGCAGGCCTTCCTGGTCAGCCTCTACAAGTTCATGAAGGAGCGACACACGCCCATCGAGAGGGTGCCCCATCTCGGCTTCAAGCAGA TTAACCTGTGGAAGATCTACAAAGCAGTGGAGAAGCTGGGGGCCTATGAGATG GTGACCGGCCGCCGCCTCTGGAAGAACGTGTACGACGAGCTGGGGGGCAGCCCGGGCAGCACCAGCGCGGCCACGTGCACACGCCGCCACTACGAGAG GCTGGTGCTCCCATACGTGCGGCACCTGAAGGGGGAGGACGACAAGCCGCTGCCCCCTTCCAAGCCCAGGAAGCAATACAAGATGGCCAAGGAGCCCCGCGGGGATGACGGGGCCCCTGAGAAGCCGAAGAAGGCCAAGGAGGAGAAGCGGTTAGACCAA ATGATGCCAGGAAAGACCAAGACAGATGCTGCCACGGACCTGGCACAGCTTCCTAGCCAGGAGCCCCCCAGGGATGGCACAGAACAGCCAGGCCCAGCCCTGGGCACCTCTCTGCCCTTCGTGGGTGCCAGCAGCTGCCCTGAGGCCTACAAGCGGCTCCTGTCCAGCTTCTACTGCAAAGGAACGCATGGCATCATGTCACCACTGGCCAAAAAGAAGCTCCTGGCCCAGGTGAGCAAGGCGGAGGCCTTGCAGTGCCAGGAGGAGGGCTGTCGCCATGGGGCAGGCAGCCCTAATGGGGACCCCCAGGCATCCCCAGCTGTTCACCTCTCCGAAAGTCCTCAGAGCCCAGGAAAGCCAGCTGAGAACTCCAGGCACCGGCTGACCCCTCAGGAGGGATTACAGGCACCTGGTGGCAGCCTCAGGGAGGAGGCTCTGGCCGGTCCTCGCCTGCCAGCCCCCATCTTCACTGGCTGTTTCCATGCGTACCCCACCGAGGTGCTGAAGCCCGTCAGCCAGCACCCCCGGGACTTCTTCCCCAGCCTTAAAGATGGGGCGCTATTAGGGCCCCCTGGCAAAGAGGAGGGCCTGCTGGTCAAAGAGCCCCAGTTGGTGTGGGGCGGGGATGCCAACCGCCCGTCTGCATTCCATAAAGGCAGCTCGAGAAAGGGCAGCCCCTACCCCAAGCCCAAAGCCTGCTGGGTGTCCCCCATGGCCAAGGTCTCTGCCGAGAGCCCTGCACCCCCACCTACCTTCCCTAGCATCCCAGGCCTGAGCAACAAGCGCAGCCTGGAAGAAGAGGGCTTTGCCCATGGTGGCAAAAAACTGCGGGCAGTGTCTCCCTTTCTTAAGGAGGTGGACGCCAAGGAGTGCGGGGCCAAATCCGTGGGGTCCGGCTTGGCCGTGTCCTGCCTGCTGGGCCCAGCGCTGGGGCCCACCCTCCCCGAGGCCTACAGGGGCACCATGTTGCGTTGCCCGCTGAACTTTGCCGGCACCCCGGACCACTTAAAGGGCCAAGCCACCCTCCCCTTCAGCCCCCTGGTCATCCCTACCTTCCCGGCCCACTTCCTAGCCACTACAGCACCCTCCCCCGTGGCCACCGGTCTGATGCACCTCCCCCCGGCATCCTTCGACGGTGCCCTTCGCCACAGACTTTGCCCAGCCTCGTCTGCATGGCACGTGCCACCTGCCACAACCTATGCAGCACCCCACTTCTTCCACCTCAACACCAAGCTTTAG
- the ARID5A gene encoding AT-rich interactive domain-containing protein 5A isoform X2, protein MAPPVKGKRKQSEEGDPLDPSVSPQRDGEQSRSQSPIHLEDSPEAGGEREEDQEREEEQAFLVSLYKFMKERHTPIERVPHLGFKQINLWKIYKAVEKLGAYEMVTGRRLWKNVYDELGGSPGSTSAATCTRRHYERLVLPYVRHLKGEDDKPLPPSKPRKQYKMAKEPRGDDGAPEKPKKAKEEKRLDQMMPGKTKTDAATDLAQLPSQEPPRDGTEQPGPALGTSLPFVGASSCPEAYKRLLSSFYCKGTHGIMSPLAKKKLLAQVSKAEALQCQEEGCRHGAGSPNGDPQASPAVHLSESPQSPGKPAENSRHRLTPQEGLQAPGGSLREEALAGPRLPAPIFTGCFHAYPTEVLKPVSQHPRDFFPSLKDGALLGPPGKEEGLLVKEPQLVWGGDANRPSAFHKGSSRKGSPYPKPKACWVSPMAKVSAESPAPPPTFPSIPGLSNKRSLEEEGFAHGGKKLRAVSPFLKEVDAKECGAKSVGSGLAVSCLLGPALGPTLPEAYRGTMLRCPLNFAGTPDHLKGQATLPFSPLVIPTFPAHFLATTAPSPVATGLMHLPPASFDGALRHRLCPASSAWHVPPATTYAAPHFFHLNTKL, encoded by the exons CACCTCCTGtcaaagggaaaaggaaacagtCAGAGGAGGGTGATCCCCTAGACCCATCTGTGTCCCCTCAACGCGATGGTGAACAGAGCAGGAGCCAGAGCCCCATCCATCTGGAG GACTCCCCCGAGGCAGGCGGGGAGCGGGAGGAGGACCAGGAGCGGGAGGAGGAGCAGGCCTTCCTGGTCAGCCTCTACAAGTTCATGAAGGAGCGACACACGCCCATCGAGAGGGTGCCCCATCTCGGCTTCAAGCAGA TTAACCTGTGGAAGATCTACAAAGCAGTGGAGAAGCTGGGGGCCTATGAGATG GTGACCGGCCGCCGCCTCTGGAAGAACGTGTACGACGAGCTGGGGGGCAGCCCGGGCAGCACCAGCGCGGCCACGTGCACACGCCGCCACTACGAGAG GCTGGTGCTCCCATACGTGCGGCACCTGAAGGGGGAGGACGACAAGCCGCTGCCCCCTTCCAAGCCCAGGAAGCAATACAAGATGGCCAAGGAGCCCCGCGGGGATGACGGGGCCCCTGAGAAGCCGAAGAAGGCCAAGGAGGAGAAGCGGTTAGACCAA ATGATGCCAGGAAAGACCAAGACAGATGCTGCCACGGACCTGGCACAGCTTCCTAGCCAGGAGCCCCCCAGGGATGGCACAGAACAGCCAGGCCCAGCCCTGGGCACCTCTCTGCCCTTCGTGGGTGCCAGCAGCTGCCCTGAGGCCTACAAGCGGCTCCTGTCCAGCTTCTACTGCAAAGGAACGCATGGCATCATGTCACCACTGGCCAAAAAGAAGCTCCTGGCCCAGGTGAGCAAGGCGGAGGCCTTGCAGTGCCAGGAGGAGGGCTGTCGCCATGGGGCAGGCAGCCCTAATGGGGACCCCCAGGCATCCCCAGCTGTTCACCTCTCCGAAAGTCCTCAGAGCCCAGGAAAGCCAGCTGAGAACTCCAGGCACCGGCTGACCCCTCAGGAGGGATTACAGGCACCTGGTGGCAGCCTCAGGGAGGAGGCTCTGGCCGGTCCTCGCCTGCCAGCCCCCATCTTCACTGGCTGTTTCCATGCGTACCCCACCGAGGTGCTGAAGCCCGTCAGCCAGCACCCCCGGGACTTCTTCCCCAGCCTTAAAGATGGGGCGCTATTAGGGCCCCCTGGCAAAGAGGAGGGCCTGCTGGTCAAAGAGCCCCAGTTGGTGTGGGGCGGGGATGCCAACCGCCCGTCTGCATTCCATAAAGGCAGCTCGAGAAAGGGCAGCCCCTACCCCAAGCCCAAAGCCTGCTGGGTGTCCCCCATGGCCAAGGTCTCTGCCGAGAGCCCTGCACCCCCACCTACCTTCCCTAGCATCCCAGGCCTGAGCAACAAGCGCAGCCTGGAAGAAGAGGGCTTTGCCCATGGTGGCAAAAAACTGCGGGCAGTGTCTCCCTTTCTTAAGGAGGTGGACGCCAAGGAGTGCGGGGCCAAATCCGTGGGGTCCGGCTTGGCCGTGTCCTGCCTGCTGGGCCCAGCGCTGGGGCCCACCCTCCCCGAGGCCTACAGGGGCACCATGTTGCGTTGCCCGCTGAACTTTGCCGGCACCCCGGACCACTTAAAGGGCCAAGCCACCCTCCCCTTCAGCCCCCTGGTCATCCCTACCTTCCCGGCCCACTTCCTAGCCACTACAGCACCCTCCCCCGTGGCCACCGGTCTGATGCACCTCCCCCCGGCATCCTTCGACGGTGCCCTTCGCCACAGACTTTGCCCAGCCTCGTCTGCATGGCACGTGCCACCTGCCACAACCTATGCAGCACCCCACTTCTTCCACCTCAACACCAAGCTTTAG
- the ARID5A gene encoding AT-rich interactive domain-containing protein 5A isoform X3 has protein sequence MVTGRRLWKNVYDELGGSPGSTSAATCTRRHYERLVLPYVRHLKGEDDKPLPPSKPRKQYKMAKEPRGDDGAPEKPKKAKEEKRLDQMMPGKTKTDAATDLAQLPSQEPPRDGTEQPGPALGTSLPFVGASSCPEAYKRLLSSFYCKGTHGIMSPLAKKKLLAQVSKAEALQCQEEGCRHGAGSPNGDPQASPAVHLSESPQSPGKPAENSRHRLTPQEGLQAPGGSLREEALAGPRLPAPIFTGCFHAYPTEVLKPVSQHPRDFFPSLKDGALLGPPGKEEGLLVKEPQLVWGGDANRPSAFHKGSSRKGSPYPKPKACWVSPMAKVSAESPAPPPTFPSIPGLSNKRSLEEEGFAHGGKKLRAVSPFLKEVDAKECGAKSVGSGLAVSCLLGPALGPTLPEAYRGTMLRCPLNFAGTPDHLKGQATLPFSPLVIPTFPAHFLATTAPSPVATGLMHLPPASFDGALRHRLCPASSAWHVPPATTYAAPHFFHLNTKL, from the exons ATG GTGACCGGCCGCCGCCTCTGGAAGAACGTGTACGACGAGCTGGGGGGCAGCCCGGGCAGCACCAGCGCGGCCACGTGCACACGCCGCCACTACGAGAG GCTGGTGCTCCCATACGTGCGGCACCTGAAGGGGGAGGACGACAAGCCGCTGCCCCCTTCCAAGCCCAGGAAGCAATACAAGATGGCCAAGGAGCCCCGCGGGGATGACGGGGCCCCTGAGAAGCCGAAGAAGGCCAAGGAGGAGAAGCGGTTAGACCAA ATGATGCCAGGAAAGACCAAGACAGATGCTGCCACGGACCTGGCACAGCTTCCTAGCCAGGAGCCCCCCAGGGATGGCACAGAACAGCCAGGCCCAGCCCTGGGCACCTCTCTGCCCTTCGTGGGTGCCAGCAGCTGCCCTGAGGCCTACAAGCGGCTCCTGTCCAGCTTCTACTGCAAAGGAACGCATGGCATCATGTCACCACTGGCCAAAAAGAAGCTCCTGGCCCAGGTGAGCAAGGCGGAGGCCTTGCAGTGCCAGGAGGAGGGCTGTCGCCATGGGGCAGGCAGCCCTAATGGGGACCCCCAGGCATCCCCAGCTGTTCACCTCTCCGAAAGTCCTCAGAGCCCAGGAAAGCCAGCTGAGAACTCCAGGCACCGGCTGACCCCTCAGGAGGGATTACAGGCACCTGGTGGCAGCCTCAGGGAGGAGGCTCTGGCCGGTCCTCGCCTGCCAGCCCCCATCTTCACTGGCTGTTTCCATGCGTACCCCACCGAGGTGCTGAAGCCCGTCAGCCAGCACCCCCGGGACTTCTTCCCCAGCCTTAAAGATGGGGCGCTATTAGGGCCCCCTGGCAAAGAGGAGGGCCTGCTGGTCAAAGAGCCCCAGTTGGTGTGGGGCGGGGATGCCAACCGCCCGTCTGCATTCCATAAAGGCAGCTCGAGAAAGGGCAGCCCCTACCCCAAGCCCAAAGCCTGCTGGGTGTCCCCCATGGCCAAGGTCTCTGCCGAGAGCCCTGCACCCCCACCTACCTTCCCTAGCATCCCAGGCCTGAGCAACAAGCGCAGCCTGGAAGAAGAGGGCTTTGCCCATGGTGGCAAAAAACTGCGGGCAGTGTCTCCCTTTCTTAAGGAGGTGGACGCCAAGGAGTGCGGGGCCAAATCCGTGGGGTCCGGCTTGGCCGTGTCCTGCCTGCTGGGCCCAGCGCTGGGGCCCACCCTCCCCGAGGCCTACAGGGGCACCATGTTGCGTTGCCCGCTGAACTTTGCCGGCACCCCGGACCACTTAAAGGGCCAAGCCACCCTCCCCTTCAGCCCCCTGGTCATCCCTACCTTCCCGGCCCACTTCCTAGCCACTACAGCACCCTCCCCCGTGGCCACCGGTCTGATGCACCTCCCCCCGGCATCCTTCGACGGTGCCCTTCGCCACAGACTTTGCCCAGCCTCGTCTGCATGGCACGTGCCACCTGCCACAACCTATGCAGCACCCCACTTCTTCCACCTCAACACCAAGCTTTAG